One segment of Rosa chinensis cultivar Old Blush chromosome 6, RchiOBHm-V2, whole genome shotgun sequence DNA contains the following:
- the LOC112170885 gene encoding uncharacterized protein LOC112170885, with product MDEPEAAGEGRSVARALIFTPGTSSAEAPSVQGSTHGLGCLDPIVPEEVTPVSEMDSMRAEIAAFREQSQIDREQRSADRETNRLAQQKMQDLEDENTALARALDRRHQHNEALTQALARASSLATGVNTTPTTGGPSTAPAPSVEDGHRIIQVPVDLFPESLRHLPPPPLPQPVHNIPPVTDANTALLVQMSNSLHALQARVQATENRDTWRAMNSYEDRPGPFTQQVRGAIRANTSKPLKIDYTGVGDPYQHLQAFQSQTNAKGYTDEVCCIMFQETLSGEALSWFYELPVGSVGNFKELADKFVARFILCTDGIHTPKGLLKVQQGEDETLKSFVNRWQAATAKCRDLNKELAELAFRRGLRRGEFLYGINHNPPASYDELMATAIRHAQAKFETYGDNPRPELRFSSPTSVVRDETRKREWVHSHDRSPYTSNKRGKESSSRSNSYGTTHPHREPKTQQAPRTPPPPRYEVFTILNTSYETIWNENKDEIPGPPPRKFPKSKLTQQDTGKFCTYHEDAGHNTNLCVALKNTIESLIQRGKLQRYLPAKEIGAVDVYGQIFTIHGGGPKELPPQGRKRNSSFGRPEVFNFHKAMQQDGGTGWTSVTFLQEEEADLRMPHDDPFLITLQMDHYIMSRVLVDTRASVSVLFRNAYKALNRERSKLSQDNEPLISFSGDIVQPLGSDYLSITIGESPNCSTIKTEFIVVDCVSSYNAILGRPTLWRLKTFIAGHMLMMKVPTPAGTAMIWGDQAAARKCYSLTVSRGKGKSEMLHVATNPLLDRYEDPRADTDSVEERPGAVEDIEEVVLSEQFPDRTVRIGTRLSPIVREGLISFLRSNTFAFAWSYEDMPGIPPEIATHNLSIVPYSTPVRQKRRAFTHEKYRAIQVEVKKLIAINFIREVTYPRWLANVVMVPKKSPGSWRMCVDYTSLNRACPKDSFPLPRIDQLIDSIAGYRLLSFMDAFSGYNQIRMNPRLVNSMFAEVIDTIMEVYVDDMLVKSLTPEDHVANLSIVFTIILRNGMRFNPQKCIFGVEVGKFLGYIISHMGIEANPEKVQAILDMVSPTYRNEHVEMIAWTAEHEAAFLGLKSYLSEVPLLYKTVPGEMLYVYLAASSTAVSSVLIRKDSDCEYPVYYAGKGYTGAESRYPDIERVALALLVSARKLRHYFQAHSITVFTNHPLRQVLQKPEVSGRLIKWAIELGEFDIKYQPRTAIKGQAAADFISESIPSYNPNRESSEPLAADPPPPSTWRLYVDGASNRKTSGAGIQLISPDEQVYEYALKFAFKASNNAAEYETLIVGLQIARELGVQHLSIFSDSQLVVNQVSGNFEAKEPHMSSYQALARALVQRFTSYIFTQIPREEKDKADALAKLASTSPNPTYGATKVEILAGPSTSKTVSEIFAMDHTASWMDPILRYMVDGLTPDDKVEARRLQLRSARYTIMNGKLYRRGHCFPNLKCVTPEEGHKIMKDIHAGVCAMGQFKYAIVAVDYQTKWVEAEPLVAITTEKVKSLLWKNIYCRFGVPDTIVTDNGTQFGNDELRAYTQNLGTRILYASPAHPQTNG from the exons ATGGATGAGCCAGAAGCGGCAGGAGAGGGTAGAAGTGTCGCCCGGGCACTGATATTCACTCCGGGAACCTCTTCAGCAGAAGCGCCGAGTGTTCAAGGGTCAACGCATGGTCTCGGATGCTTGGACCCCATAGTCCCGGAAGAAGTGACTCCGGTATCGGAGATGGATTCTATGCGAGCTGAGATCGCAGCCTTCAGGGAACAATCCCAGATCGATCGGGAACAAAGGAGTGCCGATAGGGAAACAAACCGCCTTGCACAACAGAAAATGCaggatttggaagatgaaaacacagCGCTGGCCCGAGCATTGGATAGGAGGCACCAGCACAACGAGGCACTCACCCAGGCCCTGGCTAGAGCATCCTCGCTAGCAACAGGTGTGAACACTACACCAACAACAGGAGGCCCCAGCACCGCCCCAGCACCTTCTGTGGAGGACGGCCATCGGATAATCCAGGTACCGGTAGACTTATTCCCGGAAAGCTTGAGGCatctaccaccaccaccattacCGCAGCCAGTTCACAATATCCCACCGGTAACCGACGCAAACACGGCTTTACTCGTACAAATGAGCAACTCCTTACATGCCTTGCAGGCAAGGGTACAGGCCACAGAAAATAGGGACACCTGGAGAGCTATGAACAGTTACGAGGACCGCCCGGGGCCTTTCACCCAACAGGTTAGAGGAGCCATTCGAGCGAATACATCGAAACCATTGAAGATTGACTATACGGGAGTTGGAGACCCCTACCAGCATCTCCAGGCTTTCCAATCACAAACAAACGCCAAGGGATATACGGATGAAGTGTGTTGTATTATGTTCCAGGAAACCTTGTCAGGGgaggctttgagttggttctacgaactgccGGTCGGTTCTGTAGGGAATTTTAAGGAGCTGGCTGACAAATTTGTCGCTCGATTCATCTTATGCACCGATGGGATACACACACCAAAGGGCTTGTTAAAAGTCCAGCAGGGGGAAGATGAAACTTTGAAGTCATTTGTAAATCGATGGCAGGCGGCTACCGCTAAGTGCCGGGACCTTAATAAGGAACTGGCTGAGCTGGCTTTCAGGAGGGGCTTAAGGCGCGGAGAATTTCTCTACGGGATCAACCATAATCCTCCAGCTAGCTACGACGAGCTGATGGCCACTGCCATCAGACACGCCCAGGCCAAGTTTGAGACTTACGGGGACAACCCCAGACCGGAGCTAAGATTCTCCTCACCGACCTCGGTTGTCAGGGATGAAACACGAAAGAGGGAGTGGGTCCATAGCCATGATAGGTCACCCTATACCTCGAACAAAAGAGGCAAAGAGTCCTCGTCCAGGTCAAACAGTTACGGGACCACCCACCCTCACCGGGAGCCGAAGACACAGCAGGCCCCAcggacaccaccaccaccccggtaTGAGGTGTTCACAATCCTCAACACTTCATACGAGACTATTTGGAACGAAAACAAAGATGAGATACCGGGACCACCCCCAAGGAAATTCCCGAAGAGTAAACTTACCCAGCAGGATACCGGAAAGTTCTGCACTTATCATGAAGATGCCGGACATAATACCAATCTCTGCGTTGCTTTAAAAAATACAATCGAGTCCCTCATCCAGAGGGGCAAGCTTCAACGATACCTACCTGCTAAGGAGATAGGAGCTGTAGACGTGTATGGCCAGATCTTCACGATCCACGGTGGGGGCCCGAAAGAGTTGCCCCCCCAGGGGAGGAAACGAAATTCTAGTTTCGGCCGTCCGGAAGTTTTCAACTTCCACAAGGCTATGCAGCAAGACGGTGGCACCGGATGGACATCGGTGACATTCCTGCAGGAGGAGGAGGCCGACCTAAGgatgccccatgatgatcccttcctaatcacgcTCCAAATGGACCATTATATAATGTCCCGGGTGCTCGTGGACACCAGGGCCTCAGTTAGCGTATTATTTCGCAATGCATACAAAGCTTTGAACAGAGAAAGGTCCAAGTTGTCACAGGATAACGAGCCCCTAATTAGTTTTTCAGGAGATATCGTCCAACCACTCGGATCAGATTACCTATCGATCACGATAGGCGAAAGTCCGaattgttcaaccatcaaaacagagttcattgtCGTGGACTGTGTCTCGTCCTACAATGCTATCCTAGGCCGGCCGACACTCTGGCGTCTGAAAACCTTCATAGCAGGTcacatgttgatgatgaaagTACCAACCCCGGCCGGCACTGCTATGATCTGGGGTGATCAGGCAGCCGCGAGGAAGTGCTATTCTCTAACTGTATCACGCGGTAAGGGAAAGTCTGAAATGTTGCACGTAGCTACTAACCCTCTGTTGGACAGGTACGAGGATCCCAGAGCAGATACCGACTCCGTCGAAGAACGGCCCGGTGCCGTAGAAGACATTGAAGAAGTGGTCCTATCAGAGCAGTTCCCGGACAGGACTGTTAGGATTGGTACAAGGCTGTCTCCGATTGTCAGGGAAGGATTGATCTCGTTTCTTCGATCTAACACATTTGCATTCGCCTGGTCttatgaggacatgcccggtATACCGCCAGAGATAGCCACGCACAATCTTAGTATTGTTCCTTATTCAACACCGGTAAGACAAAAACGAAGGGCCTTCACACACGAGAAGTACCGGGCTATCCAGGTTGAGGTAAAGAAGCTGATCGCCATCAACTTTATCAGGGAAGTAACATACCCCCGGTGGTTAGCCAACGTGGTAATGGTACCAAAGAAATCCCCGGGatcatggcgcatgtgtgtggACTACACAAGCCTCAATCGGGCATGccctaaggatagcttcccgctcccgCGAATTGATCAATTAATCGACTCCATTGCTGGGTACCGGTTACTCAGTTTCATGGATGCGTTTAGTGGGTACAAccaaattcgaatgaacccg cgacttgtcaactccatgtttgcGGAGGTTATCGATACTATCAtggaggtctacgtggacgacatgctggtGAAGAGTCTAACTCCGGAGGATCATGTAGCCAACTTGTCAATCGTCTTCACCATCATATTGCGCAATGGGATGCGGTTTAACCCACAGAAGTGCATCTTCGGGGTCGAGGTAGGAAAGTTTCTCGggtacatcattagccacatgggaattgaggccaatccaGAGAAGGTGCAGGCTATATTAGACATGGTGTCCCCAACCTACAGGAACGAG CACGTCGAAATGATAGCCTGGACAGCGGAGCACGAGGCTGCTTTCCTTGGCTTGAAGTCATACTTGTCAGAGGTACCTCTACTCTACAAAACTGTTCCTGGAGAGATGCTTTACGTATATCTGGCGGCATCGTCAACGGCTGTGAGCTCAGTCCTGATTAGGAAGGACTCCGATTGTGAATACCCAGTGTACTACGCTGGAAAAGGTTACACTGGGGCAGAATCCAGGTACCCGGACATTGAAAGAGTGGCACTGGCTCTCCTGGTATCAGCCCGGAAGCTCAGACATTACTTCCAAGCACACTCGATCACCgttttcactaatcacccattGAGGCAGGTTTTACAAAAACCAGAGGTATCGGGCAGgttaattaaatgggccatcgagctgGGGGAGTTTGATATCAAGTACCAGCCCCGGACAGCCATCAAAGGCCAGGCAGCGGCAGATTTTATTTCAGAATCAATCCCCTCCTATAACCCAAACCGGGAATCATCGGAACCACTAGCCGCAGATCCACCTCCGCCAAGCACTTGGCGATTATACGTTGATGGAGCATCCAACAGGAAAACCAGCGGAGCCGGCATCCAGCTAATTAGCCCGGACGAGCAAGTCTACGAGTATGCCCTCAAGTTTGCCTTCAAAGCATCCAACAATGCCGCAGAGTACGAGACACTTATAGTGGGTCTGCAGATCGCCCGGGAGCTAGGGGTGCAACACCTTAgtatcttcagtgattctcagTTAGTCGTAAACCAGGTCAGCGGTAACTTCGAGGCAAAGGAGCCCCACATGTCCTCCTACCAGGCCTTGGCCCGGGCATTAGTTCAGAGGTTTACCTCCTACATTTTTACTCAAATACCGAGGGAAGAAAAAGACAAGGCAGACGCCCTTGCAAAGCTCGCATCAACTTCTCCAAACCCTACCTATGGGGCCACCAAGGTCGAAATACTCGCAGGACCTAGCACTTCTAAGACGGTGTCAGAAATATTTGCCATGGATCACACAGCTTCATGGATGGATCCAATTTTGAGATACATGGTCGACGGCCTAACACCGGATGATAAGGTCGAGGCCAGAAGACTACAGCTAAGGTCAGCTCGATACACGATCATGAATGGCAAACTGTACAGAAGGGGGCATTGCTTTCCCAACCTGAAGTGTGTAACGCCGGAGGAaggtcacaaaataatgaaggacatTCACGCTGGTGTATGTG CAATGGGACAGTTCAAATACGCCATTGTTGCCgtggactaccaaacaaagtgggttGAGGCAGAACCTCTCGTCGCCATCACCACGGAAAAGGTCAAAAGCTTGCTATGGAAGAACATTTACTGCAGGTTTGGAGTCCCGGATACCATAGTCACGGACAATGGTACCCAGTTTGGCAATGATGAGTTGAGGGCTTACACACAGAACCTAGGCACTAGGATCCTCTATGCATCCCCGgcacacccccagaccaacggttag